The genomic region GCCGGGAAGTCGCCGGCCGTGTCGCGGTTCGTCTCGGCACCATGGCACCGATCACGACAATCGACCCACCGTCCGGATCAGCCCTGCCCGCGCGCGAACTCGTGACGCCACGCCTCATGACGATCACCGTGCGACCCCGTAACCGCGTGCGCGTGGTGTCGCGCACGCGGCGAACGGCCTAGGCGCTCTTCGCGTTCGCCTTCGGGGGACGCCAGAACACGGCGAGGAAGGCGATGGTGCCGCCGACACCCAGTGCGACCGCCTCGATGGCGTTGAGGCAATGGTCAGTCACGAACGAGAACCCGAACGCATCGTCGAGCGACCACGTGCCGGGACCGAGCGTGCCCAACGCGAGCGAGAGCACGGCCAGCGTGGCCGTGTACTCCCAACCCTCACCCGGGTTGTTGCTCCAGAAGCCGTTCTTCCGGTGGTTGGTGACGAGGGCGACGAGCACGATGGCCGCTGTCCCGCCGAACGCAACCGGCGTGAACAACCCGAGAACGAGGGCCGGGCCCACAGCCAGCTCCGTGAGCGTGACGTTCCATGCGTGAAGCTTCCCCGGCTTGAGCCCGAGACTCTCGAACCAGTTGGCCATGCCCGGCCCACTGCGCACGGACTTCAGGTGGCGCCACCCATGAGCGAACATCACGCCACCCACCCACACGCGGGCGACGAGCAGTGCGAGATCGATGACGTCTTGCTGGCTCACGCCCCACCTCCCTCAGAGGCGGTGACGCTAGCGCGCGGGCGTCATGCGGCTGCGGCCTTCGCCTTCGCCGGCGCGGCTGACAGCTTCGCCGGCCGCCAGAACATCGCGAGGAACGCACCGGCGAGGCCGACGGCGATCGCGACCGTGATGATGAGCGCGGTTCCAGGTTCGAATGGGAACGTGAGGTCGGCGATCCAGTCGAGGGACCATTCACCGGGTCCGAGCGCCCCCATCGCGACCGACACGACCCCCAAGGTCGCCACGTACTCCCAACCGCGCGCACCGGTGAAGAAGAAGCCGTTCTTGCGCTGCTCGGCCAGGAAGGTGACGAGCATCAACGCGGCGACGACCCCGAACGCGACTGGGGTCACGATGCCCACGATGAGCAGCTCGGCGAGCACGAGCTCGACCACGCTGAAGGCCCACGCGTGCACCTTGCCGGGCCGGATGCCGACCTTCTCGAGGTCTTCGGACACCCCCTGGTTCCGTACGGTGCGCAAGAGGTGATTGGCGCCGTGGATGAAGATCACGATGCCGATCCACACGCGCACGATGAGCAGCACAAGATTCCAGGTGTCCTCCACGTGATACCCCTTCTTCGAGAACCCACCCGGTCATACCCACAACCTTCAGCGCTAACCATCCTCCCCATGGGGGCGTCTAGGCTGACGCGAACGTCAGGATCACAGCCCGGGGGTGTGCCATGCAGGCCGAAGACCTCATCCTGGTCAGCGTCGACGACCACGTCGTTGAGCCACCCGACCTCTTCGAGGGGCACCTGCCCGAGAAGTGGATGGAGTTCGCCCCGAAGTTCATCCACAAGGACAACGGCACCGACGTGTGGTCCTACGAGGGTGGCGAGATCCCCAACATCGGCCTGAACGCGGTCGCGGGCAAGCCGCCCGAGGAGTACGGCATCGAGCCCACGGCGCTCGCCGACATCCGCAAGGGTTGCTGGGACATCCACGAGCGCGTGAACGACATGAACCGCAACGGCGTGCTTGGCTCCATGTGCTTCCCGAGCTTCGTGCAGTTCTGCGGCCAGCTGTTCTCGCGGTCCAAGGACCTCAACATGGGCCTCAACCTGCTGCGGGCGTACAACGACTGGCACATCGATGAGTGGTGCGGCACGTATCCCGGCCGTTTTATCCCCCTCACCATCCCGCCCATCTGGGACCCCCAGCTCATGGCGGACGAAGTGCACCGCGTCGCCAAGAAGGGCGCGCACGCCGTCACCTTCTCCGAGAACCCGGCCAAGCTCGGTTGGCCCCACATCTTCGGGGGTCACTGGGACCCGTTCTTCGCCGCGTGTCAAGAAGAAGGCATGGTCATCTGCCTGCACATCGGCTCCTCGTCCACCACGCTCGCGCTCGAGCCGGGCGCGCCGATGGACGTGATGATCCAGCTCACACCACTGAACACGATGCACGCGGCCACCGACCTGCTCTGGTCGAAGGTGTTGCGCCAGTTCCCGGACTTGCAGTTCGCACTTTCCGAGGGCGGCACCGGCTGGGTGCCGTACTGGCTCGAGCGCGCCGACTACACGTACCAGCAACACCGCTTCTGGACGCACCAGGACTTCGGCGACCAGCTCCCGAGTCAGGTGGCGCTCGACCACTTCAGCTTCTGCTTCATCAGCGACCGCGCCGGCGTCGAGGATCGGCACCGCATCGGCATCGACAACATCACGTGGGAGTGCGACTACCCGCACTCCGACTCCACGTGGCCGCACTCACCAGAGGCCATGGCCAAGCAGGTGGAGGGCGTGCCCGAGGACGAGGTGGCCAAGATCACCTACGAGAACGCGATGCGGATCTACAACTTCGATCCGTTCACGCACCGCCCGAAGGAGCAGGCGACGGTCGGCGCACTGCGAGCCGGGGTGAAGGACTAGGGCTCAGCGTTCCCGCGCCACATGGCGGAGGTCTGGGAGCAGCCCTTCGCGCTGGAGCGCGCGGACCGCCCGCTCTTCGGCCACATCGATCACCAGGGCATCGCCGGGCTCCCGGCTGGTGACGAACATGACGACGCAGTCGTCGCACGCATCGGTGTGCTGCATCACGCAGGTATCGCAGTCGATGATCCTCATGCCGTGAGCGTCACACGGGGGTGTGACACCCACATTCGCTCGCTCGCTGCGGGCCCGGGATACCCGTCCCGCGGCCGTTCGCTCGCTGGCGAGCGCCTGCGGTTCGCTACGGCGCCGCGCGCGAGGCGGTGGTCGGGACCGCGAGGGCGTCTCGGAGCAGGGCGACCCGCTCGGGAGCTGCCCGGTACCAGACCCACTTGCCCCGCTTCTCACGTCCGAGCAGGCCGGCGTCCACGAGGGTCGAGAGGTGGTGACTGACCGTGGGCTGGCTGCGGCCGAGCGTCGGCACGAGCTCGCAGGCGCACACCTCTCCCGCCGGCGCGTTCGCTACCAGGCTCAGCAGCCGCAGGCGCGCCGGGTCGGCAAGCACCTTGAAGGCAGTCGCCAGCTCGGTGGCGTCGTCCTCGTCGAGCGCGGCCTCGAGGACCGGCTCGCAACACACCCGGATCTCCATCACGGCTCCTCGTATTGACACTCATCAATCTATCTGATAGATAGACAATGGTCAATACATAGCCGATTCCCCAAGGAGGAGCCATGGCTCGGGTGCAGCTCGCTCTCAACGTCGCCGACATCGACCAGGCCGTGGACTTCTACTCCCGCCTCTTCGGCGTCGAGCCCAACAAGCGCAAGCCGGGCTACGCCAACTTCGCGGTCGCCGACCCCCCGCTCAAGCTCGTGCTCTTCGAGGCACCGGGCGCCACCGAGCGGCTGAATCACCTCGGTGTCGAGGTCGAGACAAGCGACCAGGTCGGACAGGCCGCGGCGCGCATCTCGGAAGCCGGCCTGCCGACGGTCGGCGAGGACGGCACGACGTGCTGCTACGCGGTCCAGGACAAGGTCTGGGTCGACGGCCCTGACGGGCCGTGGGAGTGGTACACGGTACTCGCCGACGCCGACGAGCTCGTCTGCGCTCCAGACGACTGCTCCTGACACCATTGAACAAGTGACGCTGAGGTTCCGTATTTCAACCTGAACGTCACTTGCTCGCTCTTGGGGCCTAGCGACGCAGGACGTCGAGGAGCGTGGCCGCGGGCACGACGGTGGCGCCTTCGGCCTCGGCGTGGTCTCGGACCCAGCCGTCGGACGAGGCCACGATCACCGGCACCCGCTTGGGCCGTGCGCCCACCTCGCGCACGACGACCGGGTCGGCCTCCTCCCCCGCCGCTGAGAACACCACGTGCACTCCGGCGCGCTTGGGCTGCGACACGCCGACGACATCTGCGCCGTCGAAGACGACGAGCACGTCACAGCGGAGCCGAAGGTGGAGGCGTTCGAGTGCCGCGAGGAGACACGTGCGCTGTTCGGCCGGCCGCGCGTCGGACCAGCCGGCCATCGACACGTTGTAACCATCGACGATGAGCGCGAGGCCGCGAGTTCGGAGCATCGTGTCGAGCGCTTCTGGCGTGTCGGCGCGCATCCCTGGCGGGCATGGCACCCGCGTCCGCTTGGGTGCGGACGTCGGGGCATCGGGTGCGTAGGGCACCGGGGGTGCTGCGTCGCGGGCTTGGCGCGTGATGCCCTCCAGGGAGGTCGCGAGGTTCCGTGCTGCTTCTGCCGCGATCGCCAGCGCCTCCAGATCGGGGGTGTCGGCCTCGACCCGGTCGGGCTGCGCACGGGCGTTGAGCTCGCGACGCGCCAACCGGAGTTGGAGCTCCGCTTCACGGGCCCGATCCGCTTCACGCTCGAGTCGTGCCTCGGCCGTCGCGGCGCGCCCCGTCGCCTGCTCAGCAACGAGCTCTGCGTCGTTTCGACGTTGCTGCGCGTCGTTGACTTCGCTCGCTGCGCTCTCCTCCCGCTCCCGGCGCGTGGCGCGCTCGTCACGCAGCTCGGTCTCGACCCGGGCCGTCGCGGCCTGCGCTTCGTCGCGGGCCTGCTCGGCTCGACGACGAGCCTCCTCGACCGATGCCAGGCGCACTTCCCAGGCCTTCGTGTCGTCCTCACGCTCGTGCTCCGTGCGGTCACGCTCGGCCGCGGCACACACCATGCCGAGGCCGAACGTCCACCCCTTGGGGCGGGCGGCGTAGAGAGCAGACGCGAGCAGCGGCAGGTCGGAGCGCTCGGCGGCGTCGGCCACCCGCTCGGGCGCGGCGTCGACCGACCATGCCTCCAGCGCGGCGGCCACTTCGGGCTGCTCACGGAACTTCTCGACGACGTCGTCGCGGAAGCCGTCGTCGACGTCGAACGCGCGCCGCAGCTGTTGACGGGCCGGGCCGCTCGTCGTGAGCCGTCGACGGTCGAATCCGGCGAGCGGCCTGAGCACACCCGGAGCATCACCGGGATCCAGTCGGGCCAGGACGCTCGCGGCGACGTCGAGGAGCGGCACGAGGAGCGACTCCGCAACCGGCAGGGTCTCGCCGATGCGAGAAGCCTCGCGTTGGGTCGAGGAGGTCACGTCTCGGCCGGCGCCTCCGCCGGCACGATCTCGATCGCATCTCCCGACGCGCCACACCAGCGGCACGACACCTCCTCGACCACCTCGTCGAGCACCGCCTCATCCTCCACGGTGAGCTCACCGGCCACGCTGAAGTGGTGGAACGCGCGCGTGCGGCGCGTCCCGACGACGTCGAAGCGGGTGAGATTCCCGCACGCGGTGCACCGATAGCGGATCCCCATCGGGATCAGTCTACAAGTCGGGTCCGGGATTGCGAACAGATGTTCGCAACCCCGACCACGGCCTTAGCCGCGTCGACGCACCCGCGATCCGCCCTCGGACGAAGCACCGGCGCGGCTCGGCGCGTCGGCATCGCGGTCATGCGACAAGCGCTTCGCACCCTCGATGAAGACGGTGACGAGCACCGCGGTGACCAGGGCCCAGAGGGCGACGATCACGAGCAGCGGCACGAAGCGCCCGATGTCGTGCTTCACGATCACGTCGAGCAAGCGCTGGCTGTTCAGGTAGCCCGCCTTTCGGGCCGGTATCCCAACCACCACCAATGCGATCGGGAGCGCGAGCACCCAGGCGAGGATCCGGAGCGCGCGTGACGGCCCCCGGTGATCAGCGCTCCGAGCTCGTGACGGTGCCGACGGTGCACCCTCCGGTGGCGCCGCGATCGTGACCGACCCCGCTGCCCCCTTGGCGCCCGCGCCGGCCGGCGAACCGAAGACCGCGGTGTCAGGACCAGCTCCGCTCCCCTGCTCGGCGCCCGCGCCGCGGCGCCGACGCTTGGGTGCGGGCGGTGCAGCGGCTCCGGATGAGACCGCGCGACCAGCGCTGCCCGCGGCAACCGGAGCACCTGCGTCGGGAGCGGCCGCCTTTGACCGTCGACGTGAACGCGGCGGCGGGGCGACTCCGGAGCCCGACGATGACGTGAGGGCACGACCGCACCGCCCACAGGTCACGGTGTCGGGTGCCGGCGAACCCACGCGGTTGCGTGCGCCGCACGCAGGACAGGTCAGTGACTCGGCCATGTCAGAACCCCGCCTCCCGAGCCGACGCGCTCGTGCGTACGAACGCTTCGAGAGTGGCCGCCGCGCGGCCGTCGTCGATCGCGGCGCGCGCGAGCTCCGCGCCTGCCGCGAGATCATCTGCGAGCCCGGCAACGATGAGCGCCGCGGCGGCGTTGAGGACCGCGATGTCACGCACCGGTCCCGACTCACCCGCGAGCACGGCCCGCACGGCCCCCGCGTTGGTCGCCGCATCGCCGCCCGCGAGCGCGGCGCGGTCGACAACCGCGAAGCCGAGCGCCTTCGGATCGATCTCGAAGCGCCGGATCGATCCGTCACGGAGCTCGAAGGCCGTCGACGTGGTCGTCGTCGTCAACTCGTCGAGGCCGTCATCGCCGTAATAGACGAGGGCGTGCTCCGCGCCGAGCTCGGCGAGTGCCCCGACCACGCGCTCAGCCATCAGCGGGTCGGCCACGCCGACCGACTGGCGGCGCACGCGCGCCGGATTGGCGAGCGGCCCAAGGAAGTTGAAGGTCGTCGGAACCCCGATCTCGCGGCGCGGTGGGCCGGCGAACCGCATCGCGGGATGGAACGTGGGCGCGAAGCAGAACCCGATCCCGGTTTCGTCGATGCATCGGGCGACACCCTTGCCCTCGAGCTCGATCACGACACCGAGCGCCTCGAGCACATCGGCCGATCCGCAGTCGGACGACGCGGCGCGGTTGCCGTGCTTGGCCACGCGAGCGCCCGCGCCTGCGGCGATGATCGCGGCCATCGTCGACACGTTGACGGTCCCGGCACGGTCCCCACCGGTGCCGCAGGTGTCGATCAACATCTCGGGCTCATCGACATCGACGCTGCCGGCGAACTCGAGCATCGTGCGCACCAGAGCCGCGAGCTCCGAGGCGGTCTCGCCCTTGGCCCGGAGCGCGACCGCGAACCCGGCGATCTGCGCGTCGGTCGCCTCCCCGGCGAGGATCGCACCGAGCGCCTGCTCGACCAGCTCGATCGGAAGATCCTCACGGCGCATCAAGCGCCCCAACACGTCAGGCCACAGCGTGGCGTCGCCCGTCATACTCGCTCCTGGCCCTTCGGGCCGGGCCGCTCCACTCCACTTCGGCGACCGACTCCCTGCGCCGGGGTACCCGCGGCTCGACCGCTCGTCTCAAGCATCAGTCCCACCACAAGTCGTGGTCGAGGACGCCGCGTGCGATCAAGCCGAGTTGGACCTGGCTGGTGCCCTCGACGATCGTGAGCTGCTTGGCGTCGCGGTAGTACAGCTCGAGCGGGTGATCTTCCATGTACCCGGCCGCACCCAGCATCTGGAGCGCGTCCCCCGACACCTTCACCGCGAGCTCCGTGGCGACGTACTTCGCCATCGACAGGAACGGCACGAACTCCTTGGTGAACTGACCCCGATCGGCCATCCACGCGGCACGGTAGGTGAGCAGGCGCGCGGCCTCGATCTCCGACGCCAGCTCCGCAATCTTCCACTGGATGCCCTGGAAGTCTGCGATGCGCGCATCGAACGCGCGACGCTCCTTCGCGTATTGGACGGCGTACATCAGCGCGCCCTCGGCAAGACCGATCCCACGCGCCGCGACGATCGGTCGCATCGAGTTGAGACCGAGCATCGCAAGTCGAAAGCCGCCGATCTCCCCCACCACGTTCTCGGCGGGAACCCGCACGTCATCGAGGACAAGCTCGCCCGTGTCGACGCCCTTCACTCCCATCTTGCGGTCGACCCGTCCGACCTCGACGCCCTTCCATCCGCGCTCGACCACGAAGGCGGTGACGCTGTCGTGCGCCCTCGATTCGGGCGGACCGGTCTTCGCAAACACGCAGTACCAGTCAGCCTGGCGCACGCCGGACATCCAGCACTTCGTGCCCGAGAGGATCCAGTCGTCACCGTCGGGGCGCGCCCGGGTGCGGATCCCCATGACGTCGCTGCCGGCCTGCGGCTCGGAGAGGCCGAACGCCGCCCGCGCCGCGCCGGTGGCCACCGGCGTGACGTACCGCTGTTGCTGCTCGGTGCTCCCGGCGATCAACAGCGGACCCGTCGGCAAGCGGGTGAGCAGCAACATCAGCGCGGCTGCCTGCGAGTACTTCGAGACCTCTTCGATGGCGAGGGTCAGACCCAAGATGCCGGCGCCGGCGCCGCCGAGCTCCTCAGGGACGCACAG from Acidimicrobiia bacterium harbors:
- a CDS encoding NYN domain-containing protein, translated to MTSSTQREASRIGETLPVAESLLVPLLDVAASVLARLDPGDAPGVLRPLAGFDRRRLTTSGPARQQLRRAFDVDDGFRDDVVEKFREQPEVAAALEAWSVDAAPERVADAAERSDLPLLASALYAARPKGWTFGLGMVCAAAERDRTEHEREDDTKAWEVRLASVEEARRRAEQARDEAQAATARVETELRDERATRREREESAASEVNDAQQRRNDAELVAEQATGRAATAEARLEREADRAREAELQLRLARRELNARAQPDRVEADTPDLEALAIAAEAARNLATSLEGITRQARDAAPPVPYAPDAPTSAPKRTRVPCPPGMRADTPEALDTMLRTRGLALIVDGYNVSMAGWSDARPAEQRTCLLAALERLHLRLRCDVLVVFDGADVVGVSQPKRAGVHVVFSAAGEEADPVVVREVGARPKRVPVIVASSDGWVRDHAEAEGATVVPAATLLDVLRR
- a CDS encoding DoxX family protein, with amino-acid sequence MEDTWNLVLLIVRVWIGIVIFIHGANHLLRTVRNQGVSEDLEKVGIRPGKVHAWAFSVVELVLAELLIVGIVTPVAFGVVAALMLVTFLAEQRKNGFFFTGARGWEYVATLGVVSVAMGALGPGEWSLDWIADLTFPFEPGTALIITVAIAVGLAGAFLAMFWRPAKLSAAPAKAKAAAA
- a CDS encoding acyl-CoA dehydrogenase family protein; translated protein: MQFDLSPELAELQMSVRKLAQERVAPRAREIDRTEEYPQDLFDLFVAAGLTGLCVPEELGGAGAGILGLTLAIEEVSKYSQAAALMLLLTRLPTGPLLIAGSTEQQQRYVTPVATGAARAAFGLSEPQAGSDVMGIRTRARPDGDDWILSGTKCWMSGVRQADWYCVFAKTGPPESRAHDSVTAFVVERGWKGVEVGRVDRKMGVKGVDTGELVLDDVRVPAENVVGEIGGFRLAMLGLNSMRPIVAARGIGLAEGALMYAVQYAKERRAFDARIADFQGIQWKIAELASEIEAARLLTYRAAWMADRGQFTKEFVPFLSMAKYVATELAVKVSGDALQMLGAAGYMEDHPLELYYRDAKQLTIVEGTSQVQLGLIARGVLDHDLWWD
- a CDS encoding amidohydrolase family protein, with protein sequence MQAEDLILVSVDDHVVEPPDLFEGHLPEKWMEFAPKFIHKDNGTDVWSYEGGEIPNIGLNAVAGKPPEEYGIEPTALADIRKGCWDIHERVNDMNRNGVLGSMCFPSFVQFCGQLFSRSKDLNMGLNLLRAYNDWHIDEWCGTYPGRFIPLTIPPIWDPQLMADEVHRVAKKGAHAVTFSENPAKLGWPHIFGGHWDPFFAACQEEGMVICLHIGSSSTTLALEPGAPMDVMIQLTPLNTMHAATDLLWSKVLRQFPDLQFALSEGGTGWVPYWLERADYTYQQHRFWTHQDFGDQLPSQVALDHFSFCFISDRAGVEDRHRIGIDNITWECDYPHSDSTWPHSPEAMAKQVEGVPEDEVAKITYENAMRIYNFDPFTHRPKEQATVGALRAGVKD
- a CDS encoding metalloregulator ArsR/SmtB family transcription factor; translation: MEIRVCCEPVLEAALDEDDATELATAFKVLADPARLRLLSLVANAPAGEVCACELVPTLGRSQPTVSHHLSTLVDAGLLGREKRGKWVWYRAAPERVALLRDALAVPTTASRAAP
- the trpD gene encoding anthranilate phosphoribosyltransferase, with protein sequence MTGDATLWPDVLGRLMRREDLPIELVEQALGAILAGEATDAQIAGFAVALRAKGETASELAALVRTMLEFAGSVDVDEPEMLIDTCGTGGDRAGTVNVSTMAAIIAAGAGARVAKHGNRAASSDCGSADVLEALGVVIELEGKGVARCIDETGIGFCFAPTFHPAMRFAGPPRREIGVPTTFNFLGPLANPARVRRQSVGVADPLMAERVVGALAELGAEHALVYYGDDGLDELTTTTTSTAFELRDGSIRRFEIDPKALGFAVVDRAALAGGDAATNAGAVRAVLAGESGPVRDIAVLNAAAALIVAGLADDLAAGAELARAAIDDGRAAATLEAFVRTSASAREAGF
- a CDS encoding DoxX family protein — encoded protein: MSQQDVIDLALLVARVWVGGVMFAHGWRHLKSVRSGPGMANWFESLGLKPGKLHAWNVTLTELAVGPALVLGLFTPVAFGGTAAIVLVALVTNHRKNGFWSNNPGEGWEYTATLAVLSLALGTLGPGTWSLDDAFGFSFVTDHCLNAIEAVALGVGGTIAFLAVFWRPPKANAKSA